One genomic window of Bartonella sp. JB63 includes the following:
- the glnA gene encoding type I glutamate--ammonia ligase, producing the protein MTTASDILKQIIDNDIRFVDLRFTDPKGKLHHVTMDIAEICEDTFTDGVMFDGSSIAGWKTINESDMVLMPDAETAHIDPFFAQSTLIILCDVLDPVSGEFYNRDPRSIAKKAEAYMKSLGIGDTIYIGPEAEFFIFDDVRYKTDPYNTGFKLDSSENPSNDDTEYEMGNLGHRPRMGGGYFPVPPIDSCQDMRSEMLTALKDMGVHVEKHHHEVAAAQHELGIRFDTLVREADKMQIFKYAVHQIAHSYGKTATFMPKPILGDNGSGMHVHISIWKDKKPIFAGNEYAGLSETCLFFIGGIIKHAKAINAFTNPSTNSYKRLVPGYEAPVLLAYSARNRSAACRIPFDTSPHSKRIEIRFPDPAANPYLAFSSLIMAGLDGIRNKIHPGQAMDKDLYDLPPKELKNIPTVSRSLREALECLDKDRNFLKSGDVFDDDQINSFIELKMKEVLRYETAPHPIEFDMYYSV; encoded by the coding sequence ATGACAACCGCCTCAGATATTCTTAAACAAATTATAGATAATGATATACGCTTTGTCGATTTACGTTTTACTGATCCAAAAGGCAAATTACATCATGTTACAATGGATATTGCTGAAATTTGCGAAGATACATTCACCGATGGTGTTATGTTTGATGGTTCTTCAATTGCTGGATGGAAAACAATCAATGAATCCGATATGGTATTAATGCCAGATGCAGAAACAGCTCATATTGATCCTTTCTTTGCTCAATCGACTTTGATCATATTATGTGATGTACTTGATCCTGTTTCTGGAGAGTTTTATAATAGAGATCCGCGTTCTATTGCTAAAAAAGCTGAAGCTTATATGAAATCTTTAGGCATTGGTGATACAATCTATATAGGACCAGAAGCAGAGTTTTTTATCTTTGATGATGTGCGCTATAAAACTGATCCTTACAATACAGGTTTTAAACTCGACTCAAGCGAAAATCCATCAAATGATGATACTGAATATGAAATGGGCAATCTTGGTCATCGTCCACGTATGGGAGGTGGTTATTTTCCTGTACCTCCTATTGATTCTTGCCAAGATATGCGTTCTGAGATGCTTACCGCGCTAAAAGATATGGGCGTACATGTTGAAAAACATCATCATGAAGTAGCCGCAGCACAACATGAATTGGGTATTCGATTTGATACACTTGTTCGTGAAGCTGATAAAATGCAAATTTTTAAATATGCCGTGCATCAAATTGCTCATAGTTATGGGAAAACAGCGACCTTTATGCCCAAACCAATTTTAGGTGATAATGGTTCAGGTATGCATGTTCACATATCAATTTGGAAAGATAAAAAACCAATATTTGCAGGAAATGAATATGCTGGACTATCAGAGACCTGTTTATTTTTTATTGGTGGTATTATCAAGCATGCAAAAGCAATTAACGCCTTCACAAATCCATCTACTAATTCCTACAAACGCTTGGTTCCTGGATATGAAGCTCCTGTCCTTCTTGCCTATTCTGCGCGCAATCGTTCTGCAGCGTGCCGTATTCCATTTGATACTTCGCCACATTCAAAACGTATAGAAATTCGTTTTCCAGATCCAGCAGCAAATCCGTATTTAGCATTTTCATCGCTTATTATGGCGGGTCTTGATGGTATAAGGAACAAAATTCATCCAGGACAAGCTATGGATAAAGATCTTTATGATCTTCCTCCAAAAGAGCTCAAGAACATTCCTACAGTTTCAAGGAGTTTACGTGAAGCACTTGAATGTCTTGATAAAGATCGGAATTTTCTTAAATCGGGAGATGTTTTTGATGACGACCAAATTAATTCTTTTATTGAATTAAAAATGAAAGAAGTTCTGCGTTATGAAACAGCACCTCATCCTATTGAATTTGATATGTATTATTCTGTTTAA
- a CDS encoding P-II family nitrogen regulator, which translates to MKKIEAIIKPFKLDEVKEALQEIGLQGITITEAKGFGCQKEQTELYRGAKYVIDFLPKVKVEVVVTDEILEKTIEAIRKAAQTKHIGDGKIFVLPIDDVIRIRTGETGTDAL; encoded by the coding sequence ATGAAAAAAATTGAAGCCATCATAAAACCTTTCAAGCTTGACGAAGTAAAAGAAGCGCTTCAAGAAATTGGTCTACAAGGTATCACAATAACAGAAGCAAAAGGTTTTGGTTGTCAAAAAGAACAGACAGAACTTTACCGAGGCGCTAAATATGTTATTGATTTTTTACCTAAAGTAAAAGTTGAAGTTGTTGTTACCGATGAAATCTTAGAGAAAACAATTGAAGCAATCCGTAAAGCAGCTCAAACAAAACATATAGGAGATGGAAAAATATTTGTTTTACCTATCGATGATGTTATTCGTATCCGCACTGGTGAAACTGGCACTGATGCTCTTTAA